One Natrinema marinum genomic window carries:
- a CDS encoding ABC transporter substrate-binding protein, with translation MGLGSERSAEIAVDEIGSVRDQEIDLINENTERDVSTTSEIVEQFIAEDNVDLIVGTFSSEVTQGITDTIADSNVPFIITGSADSSTLTETTGQNYEKYKNIFRTGPINSELQAEGMADYAEFLSDTHGWNSFAHLAEEAAWTKPFQELLPGYLEDRGLDVVYDNTVSLSTDNYTPILDDIEAAGADAVIRFFAAGGQGKLIGPWIQNEYPFAVEGTHVASMSPEFWQQSSGACIYETTSQSGGGGVGELTGKTMDFVEKYEEEYTGEGQDPPSKPMYMGFNTYDAIHFYSKVAEEAGTINYSDNLDDIVEAMHSVEYTGAAAEISLYGEDSKYPNDAKEARTNGKISNFPITQWQPTENGGKQEIVYPPANATADHMMPHWMS, from the coding sequence ATGGGACTTGGATCGGAGCGAAGTGCCGAGATCGCCGTCGACGAGATCGGGAGCGTCCGCGATCAGGAGATCGACCTGATCAACGAGAACACTGAACGAGACGTCAGTACGACGAGCGAGATCGTCGAACAGTTTATCGCGGAAGACAATGTCGACCTGATCGTCGGGACGTTCTCCAGCGAAGTGACGCAGGGGATCACGGACACGATCGCCGACAGCAATGTGCCGTTCATCATCACCGGCTCGGCCGACTCGAGCACGCTGACGGAGACGACAGGCCAGAATTACGAGAAGTACAAGAACATCTTCCGAACGGGTCCGATCAACTCCGAACTGCAGGCCGAGGGGATGGCCGATTACGCCGAGTTCCTCTCGGACACGCACGGCTGGAACTCCTTCGCTCACCTCGCCGAAGAGGCCGCCTGGACCAAGCCGTTCCAGGAGTTGCTTCCCGGTTACCTCGAGGATCGCGGTCTCGATGTCGTCTACGACAATACCGTCAGTCTGAGTACTGACAACTATACGCCCATTCTGGACGACATCGAAGCGGCAGGTGCGGACGCCGTTATCCGGTTCTTCGCGGCCGGGGGCCAGGGGAAACTGATCGGCCCGTGGATTCAGAACGAGTATCCCTTCGCCGTCGAGGGAACCCACGTCGCATCGATGTCACCCGAGTTCTGGCAGCAATCCAGCGGTGCGTGCATCTACGAGACGACGTCCCAGTCCGGTGGTGGCGGCGTGGGCGAACTGACGGGCAAGACGATGGACTTCGTCGAGAAGTACGAGGAAGAGTACACCGGCGAAGGGCAGGACCCGCCGAGCAAGCCCATGTATATGGGATTCAACACCTACGACGCGATTCACTTCTACAGCAAGGTCGCCGAAGAGGCTGGCACCATCAACTACAGCGACAACCTCGACGACATCGTCGAGGCGATGCACTCCGTCGAGTACACCGGTGCCGCCGCCGAAATCTCGCTGTACGGCGAGGACTCGAAGTATCCGAACGACGCGAAGGAAGCGCGGACCAACGGCAAAATCTCGAACTTCCCGATCACGCAGTGGCAGCCGACCGAAAACGGCGGCAAACAGGAAATCGTCTACCCACCGGCAAACGCGACCGCCGATCACATGATGCCTCACTGGATGTCATAA
- a CDS encoding branched-chain amino acid ABC transporter permease: MLDQILSVLLLGAVVSAIYALVAIGFTMIFGVGGVLNLAHGGLIMVGAYAYVVLTSPSILGGITIPPVAGFAGAVLITALASYLLYAGLVKYIEDNIIITFLSTVMVALLLTELIHHEFGASPQGAPAVLSGSLHLEGVGTRIGYMYLLGFVLSWITIGLLWYYVTQTDEGRSILATSMSERGAQLTGVDLTSVKSRTWLIAGAFAGIAGVILGTVEPTTPAMWLNPLANAFIIVVIGGIGSIKGSVVAAYLIGYLQQFTIEFVGQGYVGIPSLIVLVAVLLLLPEGLYGREFAHE; the protein is encoded by the coding sequence ATGCTCGATCAAATTCTCTCGGTCTTACTCCTCGGTGCGGTGGTCAGTGCCATCTACGCGCTCGTCGCGATCGGGTTTACGATGATCTTCGGCGTGGGGGGCGTTCTGAACCTCGCTCACGGCGGATTGATCATGGTCGGTGCGTACGCCTACGTGGTCCTCACGTCGCCGTCTATACTCGGGGGAATCACGATTCCGCCGGTCGCGGGGTTCGCCGGTGCAGTCCTGATCACTGCTCTCGCCTCGTATCTGTTGTACGCGGGTCTCGTCAAATACATCGAGGACAACATCATCATCACGTTCCTCTCGACCGTGATGGTTGCGCTCCTCTTGACGGAACTCATCCACCACGAGTTCGGCGCGAGTCCGCAGGGAGCCCCGGCGGTCCTCTCCGGCAGTCTCCATCTGGAAGGGGTCGGTACCCGTATCGGGTACATGTACCTCCTCGGATTCGTCCTCTCGTGGATCACGATCGGATTACTATGGTATTACGTCACGCAAACCGACGAAGGTCGATCGATACTCGCAACGTCGATGAGCGAACGCGGCGCACAGCTGACCGGCGTCGATCTCACGTCCGTGAAATCTCGAACGTGGCTGATCGCCGGCGCGTTCGCCGGGATCGCTGGCGTCATTCTGGGAACGGTCGAACCGACGACGCCGGCGATGTGGCTCAATCCGCTCGCGAACGCGTTCATCATCGTCGTGATCGGCGGCATCGGCAGCATCAAGGGCTCCGTCGTCGCTGCCTACCTGATCGGCTATCTCCAGCAGTTCACGATCGAATTCGTCGGTCAGGGCTACGTCGGCATTCCGTCACTGATCGTACTCGTAGCTGTCTTGCTCCTCCTTCCGGAGGGGCTCTACGGGAGGGAGTTCGCCCATGAGTAG
- a CDS encoding branched-chain amino acid ABC transporter permease: protein MSSETGRSSEAVLDRLSTVTGPVNRALQPLANAYNRLLGGYFGEMNGLQFVLIVGTLVGLLTAPLWGNYALIQSMVAASIWAILAMGWDIQSGYTGYISFGHSVLSGGAAYTTAMLIHNVNPELPLLVTIPVSVLAALGIGLLIALPSLRLSGPYFSLITFVAVLIFYRMMNPFSEYTGGETGLSGLEKIFDVTAPAASYYLFLLPMLAVAAALLIVARSNIGLILVAIRENESAVEAAGINATKFKIWSFVLSSIPMGIGGVLLAHRFGNVDPATFIVVDNSIEMIAMAVVGGMSSILGPLGGAFLIILLEDVVLHALGLEAELRWAILWAIVLAILVFARDGLFRKLWHGLERLGGDRR from the coding sequence ATGAGTAGCGAAACCGGACGCTCGAGCGAAGCTGTTCTCGATCGGCTCAGTACCGTCACTGGCCCGGTCAACCGGGCGCTACAGCCGCTCGCAAACGCGTACAACCGCCTACTCGGCGGCTACTTCGGCGAAATGAACGGGCTACAGTTCGTGCTGATCGTCGGCACGCTCGTTGGCCTGCTAACCGCGCCGTTGTGGGGGAACTACGCCCTCATTCAGTCGATGGTGGCGGCCAGCATCTGGGCTATCCTCGCGATGGGGTGGGATATCCAGAGCGGCTACACCGGTTACATCAGTTTCGGCCACTCCGTCTTGTCCGGCGGCGCGGCGTACACGACCGCGATGCTGATCCACAACGTCAATCCGGAGCTGCCGCTGCTGGTGACGATACCCGTGTCAGTGCTCGCCGCGCTGGGTATCGGGCTCCTCATCGCACTGCCGTCGCTCCGGCTGAGCGGCCCGTACTTCTCGCTGATCACGTTCGTCGCCGTGTTGATCTTCTACCGGATGATGAACCCGTTCAGCGAGTACACGGGCGGTGAAACCGGCCTCTCCGGGCTCGAGAAGATCTTCGACGTCACCGCTCCCGCCGCGAGTTACTACCTCTTTTTGCTTCCGATGCTCGCGGTCGCGGCGGCGCTGCTGATCGTCGCGCGGTCGAACATCGGGCTCATCCTCGTGGCGATCCGCGAGAACGAGTCGGCGGTCGAAGCTGCCGGGATCAACGCGACCAAGTTCAAGATCTGGTCGTTCGTCCTGAGCTCGATCCCGATGGGAATCGGTGGCGTGTTGCTCGCACACCGATTCGGGAACGTCGATCCCGCAACGTTCATCGTTGTCGACAACAGCATCGAGATGATCGCGATGGCCGTCGTCGGGGGCATGAGTTCGATACTCGGCCCGCTCGGCGGTGCGTTCCTCATTATCTTGCTGGAGGATGTCGTCTTGCACGCGCTCGGGCTCGAGGCCGAGCTTCGGTGGGCGATCCTCTGGGCGATCGTTCTGGCGATCCTCGTGTTCGCCCGCGACGGCCTGTTCCGGAAGCTCTGGCACGGGCTCGAGCGGCTCGGGGGTGATCGCCGATGA
- a CDS encoding ABC transporter ATP-binding protein, with protein sequence MSVLEVDGLTKKFGGLVAVDDFSFEVNEGEIVGLIGPNGSGKSTVFNCIMGIYDVTDGSIQFNGNDITDDSTHEVVNKGLSRVSQESNPIDSMSVAGNIKLFTLPNSIVSLRGGASEKEIYEYAARIDIEEHLHEMPDELPHADVRRLEIAKALATEPELMLLDEPFAGMNQAEIGELAAQIERFREAGMTMVVVDHNMGGLMELVDRVVVLNNGDFLAEGTPDEIAANQRVQEAYLAGEGL encoded by the coding sequence ATGAGCGTCCTCGAGGTCGACGGGCTCACGAAGAAGTTCGGCGGGCTCGTCGCCGTCGACGACTTCTCGTTCGAGGTCAACGAGGGCGAGATCGTCGGTCTGATCGGCCCGAACGGCTCGGGCAAGTCCACGGTGTTCAATTGCATCATGGGTATCTACGACGTGACCGATGGCTCGATCCAATTCAACGGCAACGACATCACCGACGATTCGACGCACGAAGTCGTCAACAAGGGCCTCTCGCGGGTCTCTCAGGAGTCGAATCCGATCGACTCGATGTCGGTCGCCGGCAACATCAAGCTGTTTACGCTACCGAACAGCATCGTCTCGCTGCGCGGCGGCGCGAGCGAGAAGGAGATCTACGAGTACGCGGCTCGCATCGACATCGAAGAGCATCTCCACGAGATGCCGGACGAACTGCCCCACGCGGACGTCCGCCGGCTCGAGATCGCCAAGGCGCTGGCGACCGAGCCCGAGCTGATGCTTCTCGACGAGCCGTTCGCCGGGATGAACCAGGCGGAGATCGGTGAACTGGCCGCCCAGATCGAACGCTTCCGCGAGGCTGGGATGACGATGGTCGTCGTCGACCACAACATGGGCGGGCTGATGGAGCTCGTCGATCGGGTCGTCGTGCTCAACAACGGCGACTTCCTCGCGGAGGGCACGCCCGACGAAATCGCTGCGAACCAGCGGGTCCAGGAAGCATACCTCGCTGGGGAGGGACTCTAA
- a CDS encoding ABC transporter ATP-binding protein → MTDPILEVDDLNVYYGKSHALKGVSLSIEEGEIYGVIGPNGAGKTTMLNAIAGFVDYEGTIRYDGTDLATVSPQQRVRDGLIYCTEDRDLFPYFSVHENLLMGAQFRNDRGAVKDDLAMVYDLFPRLDERREQEAETMSGGEQQMLAVGRALMSDPEVLMLDEPTLGLAPVIIEDIGDALETLQTETGLTILLAEQNSTFALNHAERLSLIETGEIELSGDHGEFTDNEYVREAYVGVH, encoded by the coding sequence ATGACCGATCCGATACTCGAGGTCGACGACCTCAACGTCTACTACGGCAAGTCGCACGCGCTGAAAGGTGTCTCGCTGTCGATCGAGGAGGGCGAAATCTACGGCGTGATCGGCCCGAACGGGGCCGGCAAGACGACCATGCTCAACGCCATCGCCGGCTTCGTCGACTACGAGGGCACCATTCGGTACGACGGGACTGACCTCGCGACCGTGAGTCCACAACAGCGCGTCAGGGATGGCCTGATCTACTGCACCGAGGACCGGGACCTGTTCCCGTACTTCTCGGTCCACGAGAACCTGCTGATGGGCGCGCAGTTCCGGAACGATCGGGGCGCGGTCAAAGACGACCTCGCGATGGTCTACGATCTCTTCCCGCGGCTGGACGAACGCCGCGAGCAGGAAGCCGAGACCATGAGCGGCGGCGAACAGCAGATGCTCGCCGTCGGTCGGGCGCTGATGAGCGACCCCGAGGTGTTGATGCTCGACGAACCGACGCTCGGGCTCGCACCAGTGATCATCGAGGACATCGGCGACGCGCTCGAGACGCTGCAAACCGAGACCGGACTGACGATCCTGCTCGCCGAGCAGAACTCAACGTTCGCGCTGAACCACGCCGAACGGCTCTCGCTGATCGAAACCGGCGAGATCGAACTGTCCGGTGACCACGGCGAGTTCACCGACAACGAGTACGTCCGCGAGGCGTACGTCGGCGTCCACTGA
- a CDS encoding acyl-CoA thioesterase, with protein sequence MGDRDTNDPNRESDGPAFQPVFENRVRFAETDQQGIVFYGEYFTFQDEAVSAFFRAIDYGYDRMVEDGWQIHVVNTELNYYTGAEFEDEIVNELRVADIGTASLEYEHRAKRKRDDEILAEGTVTQVAVDLETEEPTRIPDDFRDAVAAFQGGLESAE encoded by the coding sequence ATGGGAGACCGAGACACGAACGATCCGAACCGAGAATCCGACGGGCCCGCGTTCCAACCCGTCTTCGAGAACCGCGTCCGTTTCGCCGAAACCGACCAGCAGGGTATCGTCTTCTACGGCGAGTACTTCACGTTCCAGGACGAGGCCGTCTCCGCCTTCTTTCGTGCGATCGACTACGGGTACGACCGCATGGTCGAGGACGGCTGGCAGATCCACGTCGTCAACACGGAACTGAACTATTACACTGGGGCCGAATTCGAGGACGAAATCGTCAACGAACTCCGGGTCGCCGACATCGGAACGGCGAGTCTCGAGTACGAGCACCGGGCGAAACGAAAGCGCGACGACGAAATTCTGGCCGAGGGAACCGTCACGCAGGTCGCCGTCGACCTCGAGACCGAAGAGCCGACCAGAATCCCCGACGACTTCCGCGACGCCGTCGCGGCGTTTCAAGGCGGCCTCGAGTCGGCCGAGTAA
- a CDS encoding N-acyl homoserine lactonase family protein — MVDATLTPIDRGRITSDVNNTIEGFVLGSADEPNPDTIMGEGPVYNIVIDHPEGTVLWDTGSHPEAADGHWPADLYAAFEHTDLRPLEDDLADAGYEVDDIDCVIQTHLHLDHAGGLYAFEGTDTPVYVHEKELKHAYYSVKTDAGDDAYVAGDFDLDLNWEVVHRDRRQLFDGLELLHLPGHTPGLLGVTLELDDAGTVILAGDQAYTRANYEQKLPMGGQLLWSKRHWLESLRTVKDLERRHDARVICGHAMEDLEAMQEGL, encoded by the coding sequence ATGGTCGACGCGACGCTCACGCCGATCGATCGCGGCCGTATCACCAGCGACGTGAACAACACCATCGAAGGGTTCGTCCTCGGGTCGGCCGACGAACCGAACCCGGACACGATCATGGGAGAGGGTCCGGTCTACAACATCGTCATCGACCACCCTGAGGGCACCGTCCTCTGGGACACCGGCTCCCATCCCGAGGCCGCCGACGGCCACTGGCCCGCCGACCTCTACGCCGCCTTCGAACACACCGACCTCCGGCCGCTCGAGGACGATCTGGCCGACGCCGGCTACGAAGTCGACGACATCGACTGCGTGATCCAGACGCACCTCCACCTCGACCACGCGGGCGGCCTCTACGCCTTCGAGGGGACCGACACGCCGGTTTACGTCCACGAAAAGGAGCTGAAACACGCCTACTACAGCGTCAAAACCGACGCGGGCGACGACGCCTACGTCGCCGGCGACTTCGATCTCGATCTGAACTGGGAGGTCGTCCACCGCGACCGGCGACAGCTCTTCGACGGCCTCGAGTTGCTCCACCTCCCCGGCCACACGCCCGGCCTGCTCGGCGTGACACTCGAGCTCGACGACGCCGGCACCGTGATCCTCGCGGGCGATCAGGCCTACACGCGTGCGAACTACGAACAGAAGCTTCCGATGGGTGGCCAACTCCTCTGGAGCAAGCGCCACTGGCTCGAGAGCCTGCGGACGGTCAAAGACCTCGAGCGCCGCCACGACGCGCGAGTCATCTGCGGCCACGCGATGGAGGACCTCGAGGCGATGCAGGAGGGGCTGTAA
- a CDS encoding transporter, protein MVRASTVILVVGVGLLFVPIPPVATILGVIVILVGAALRILTDH, encoded by the coding sequence ATGGTCAGAGCTTCGACGGTGATTCTCGTCGTCGGCGTCGGCTTGCTGTTCGTCCCGATCCCGCCCGTGGCAACGATCCTCGGCGTCATCGTGATCCTCGTCGGTGCCGCCCTGCGGATCTTGACGGATCACTGA
- a CDS encoding NAD(P)/FAD-dependent oxidoreductase produces MASSPRVLVVGGGLAGLVAARHLAAGGVDVTLLERREIVGGRVRTAERDGYRFDRGFQVLFTAYPAVRSELDLEALDLRRFAPGATIAGPNGRSTLADPLREPATVPATLSNPHVSVGDALRIARLWWGLRRTDPNALLADGEDTSIESYLRERGFSDRFVEEFLAPFYGGITLDRSLSTSSRVFEYTFRTLAAGDIAVPAAGMGAIPAQLADRVRELGGTIETETAVESVSSGADGRVAVDTANGATEVDAVVVATDPPTARELTGVDAVPTEARACVTQYYALPADIDLETGRRLLLNATDEGPNHVVPHSAVAPAYAPDDRTLVSATYLGDRAESDAELADETRSTLASWYPNRRFDGLEPIRTERIEFAQFAQPPGFRERLPGARDPTGPIYLAGDYTRWSSIQGAMESGRQAAKAVIDDLSR; encoded by the coding sequence ATGGCTTCGTCCCCACGCGTCCTCGTCGTCGGTGGCGGGCTCGCCGGCCTCGTCGCCGCCCGCCACCTCGCCGCAGGCGGTGTCGATGTCACGCTGCTCGAGCGCCGCGAAATCGTCGGCGGCCGCGTCCGCACTGCAGAGCGCGACGGCTACCGGTTCGATCGCGGCTTTCAGGTGCTGTTCACCGCCTACCCCGCGGTTCGATCCGAACTCGATCTCGAGGCGCTCGACCTCCGGCGGTTCGCGCCCGGTGCCACCATCGCCGGTCCCAACGGGCGGTCGACTCTGGCCGACCCACTGCGAGAGCCCGCGACGGTTCCGGCGACGCTATCCAACCCGCACGTCTCCGTCGGCGACGCGCTGCGGATCGCCCGGCTCTGGTGGGGGCTTCGGCGAACCGACCCGAACGCGTTGCTCGCGGACGGCGAGGACACCAGTATCGAATCGTACCTGCGCGAGCGCGGCTTCTCGGATCGGTTCGTCGAGGAGTTCCTCGCGCCCTTCTATGGCGGGATCACCCTCGATCGCTCGCTGTCGACCTCGAGTCGCGTCTTCGAGTACACGTTCCGGACCCTCGCGGCGGGCGACATCGCCGTTCCCGCTGCGGGGATGGGTGCGATTCCGGCCCAGCTCGCGGACCGCGTTCGCGAGCTCGGCGGGACGATCGAGACGGAGACGGCGGTCGAGTCGGTCTCGAGCGGTGCCGACGGGCGCGTCGCGGTCGACACGGCGAACGGCGCTACGGAGGTCGACGCGGTCGTCGTCGCGACCGATCCGCCGACGGCTCGCGAACTGACCGGTGTCGACGCCGTCCCTACGGAGGCGCGAGCCTGCGTCACCCAGTACTACGCGCTGCCGGCCGATATCGACCTCGAGACGGGGCGGCGGCTCCTGTTGAACGCGACCGACGAAGGGCCGAACCACGTCGTTCCCCACAGCGCGGTCGCGCCGGCGTACGCCCCCGACGATCGGACGCTCGTCAGCGCGACGTATCTCGGCGACCGCGCGGAGAGCGATGCGGAACTCGCCGACGAGACGCGGTCGACGCTCGCGTCGTGGTACCCCAATCGGCGGTTCGACGGGCTCGAGCCGATCCGAACCGAGCGCATCGAGTTCGCCCAGTTCGCACAGCCGCCGGGCTTTCGCGAACGGCTGCCGGGCGCTCGAGATCCGACGGGCCCGATCTATCTGGCTGGCGATTACACGCGCTGGTCGTCGATTCAGGGCGCGATGGAGAGCGGGCGGCAAGCGGCGAAGGCCGTGATCGACGATCTGTCGAGATGA
- a CDS encoding metallophosphoesterase, with amino-acid sequence MTDSSVAVDVPFSVRDRAVFLPAAETLVLADVHLGKAAASSVDAPLDDGADVVERLRGLLEETGPTTVVVAGDLLHSFSRLPLGVDRDISRFVDAVDAAGAELVVTPGNHDTMLESAFDGETAAEYRLADGETVVCHGHEPPESAAERYFVGHDHPALSIDGRKRPCALYGPDAYEGAAVLVLPAFTRLAAGATVNGMRGRDFQTPLVQNPDGFHPAVRDDSSGETLWFPPLGELRRLL; translated from the coding sequence ATGACCGATTCCAGCGTCGCCGTCGACGTGCCGTTTTCAGTGCGCGACCGCGCCGTTTTCCTGCCCGCCGCCGAGACGCTCGTCCTCGCGGACGTTCATCTCGGGAAGGCGGCCGCCTCGAGCGTCGACGCCCCGCTCGACGACGGAGCCGATGTCGTCGAGCGCCTTCGGGGACTGCTCGAGGAGACCGGGCCGACGACCGTCGTCGTGGCGGGCGACCTGCTCCACTCGTTTTCGCGGCTCCCGCTGGGCGTCGACCGCGACATCTCGCGGTTCGTCGACGCCGTCGACGCGGCCGGTGCCGAACTGGTCGTCACGCCCGGCAATCACGATACGATGCTCGAGTCGGCCTTCGACGGCGAGACGGCGGCGGAGTACCGGCTGGCCGACGGGGAGACGGTCGTCTGTCACGGCCACGAACCGCCGGAATCGGCGGCCGAGCGGTACTTCGTCGGTCACGATCACCCGGCGCTATCGATCGACGGGCGCAAACGCCCCTGCGCGCTCTACGGCCCCGACGCCTACGAGGGGGCGGCCGTGCTCGTCCTCCCGGCGTTTACCCGCCTCGCCGCGGGTGCGACGGTCAACGGCATGCGCGGCCGGGATTTTCAGACGCCGCTCGTACAGAATCCCGATGGCTTTCATCCGGCGGTCAGGGACGACTCGAGCGGCGAGACGCTCTGGTTTCCGCCGCTCGGAGAGTTGCGTCGGCTGCTGTGA
- the artA gene encoding archaeosortase A, which translates to MPAPQATTALSSAVADFATGPATFPAASVGSIPLSDSIIWIAIAAFVVAMALEWHGAVDLARYVAAGAWVVFGVFWLTMVPHYYLEVKSPIETLLTLAALPLCAYTGYLLVQGRESLLLLSKAVAFMGLIYLPVETIPFVKSWLIETTAAQTHFGMELLGHSPGIEEGANGYQSQFAFDPEETVTGRTTYIVTSCTGIGSMAIFGGLIAAVKAPLKRKAVAFALAIGVIWFLNLARNVFIGLASPWGWFQQDIFVYIVTEFMGAPANRTSYLVSHNFIAQSLSIVALLGITYLVLRILPEVVEPLEDVLYVLTGSEYDLADALGQEVRADGGERAPETDR; encoded by the coding sequence ATGCCGGCCCCACAAGCGACGACCGCCCTCTCCAGCGCCGTCGCCGATTTCGCGACGGGACCCGCGACGTTCCCCGCCGCGAGCGTCGGCTCGATCCCGCTCTCGGACTCGATCATCTGGATTGCGATCGCCGCGTTCGTCGTCGCGATGGCCCTCGAGTGGCACGGTGCCGTCGACCTCGCGCGGTACGTCGCGGCCGGGGCCTGGGTCGTCTTCGGGGTCTTCTGGCTGACGATGGTCCCCCACTACTACCTCGAGGTCAAGAGCCCGATCGAAACGCTCCTGACGCTCGCGGCGCTGCCGCTGTGTGCCTACACCGGCTATCTGCTCGTTCAGGGACGGGAGTCGCTGCTGTTGCTCTCGAAGGCCGTCGCGTTCATGGGCCTGATCTACCTGCCGGTCGAGACGATCCCGTTCGTCAAGAGCTGGCTGATCGAGACGACCGCCGCACAGACCCACTTCGGCATGGAGCTGCTCGGCCACAGCCCCGGTATCGAAGAGGGTGCGAACGGGTACCAGAGCCAATTCGCTTTCGACCCCGAGGAGACGGTGACCGGCCGGACGACCTACATCGTCACGTCCTGTACGGGAATCGGCAGCATGGCGATCTTCGGCGGCCTCATCGCCGCAGTCAAAGCGCCGCTAAAGCGGAAGGCCGTCGCCTTCGCGCTCGCCATCGGCGTCATCTGGTTTCTCAACCTCGCTCGGAACGTCTTCATCGGACTGGCCTCGCCGTGGGGCTGGTTCCAGCAGGACATCTTCGTCTACATCGTCACCGAGTTCATGGGCGCGCCCGCCAACCGGACCTCGTACCTCGTCTCGCACAACTTCATCGCCCAGTCGCTGTCGATCGTCGCCCTGTTGGGTATCACCTATCTCGTCCTCCGCATCCTCCCCGAGGTCGTCGAACCCCTCGAGGACGTCCTCTACGTCCTGACCGGCTCGGAGTACGACCTCGCGGACGCACTCGGGCAGGAGGTCCGCGCCGACGGCGGTGAGCGAGCCCCCGAGACCGATCGATGA
- a CDS encoding MarR family transcriptional regulator, which yields MVDVLDNKRAATRFRILVQIAERQPAVSQGEIAEEVGVTSQAVSEYIRELVDDGLVEKEGRSRYRVTREGVDWLFRAADDVRRFADHVTGDVLGAMSEDAYIATDDIEEGDTVSLTVEDGLLHATPGGEGPATGIATTDAAAGTDVGITSFEGVMELDPGSVTVLQVPSIRTGGSRAIDDETVTAACEGADLVVATGVEAVVACRQAGADPAVTFAVGDVAADAANHGLAVTAVATTDAVGRVTDALRDADVSYEVLEG from the coding sequence ATGGTCGATGTCCTCGACAACAAGCGGGCCGCGACGCGGTTTCGCATTCTCGTCCAGATCGCCGAGCGCCAGCCCGCGGTCAGTCAGGGGGAGATCGCCGAGGAAGTCGGCGTGACGAGTCAGGCGGTCAGCGAATACATCCGCGAACTCGTCGACGACGGACTCGTCGAGAAGGAGGGACGGTCGCGCTACCGAGTCACCCGCGAGGGCGTCGACTGGCTCTTCCGTGCGGCCGACGACGTCCGTCGGTTCGCAGACCACGTCACCGGCGACGTGTTGGGTGCGATGAGCGAGGACGCCTACATCGCGACCGACGACATCGAGGAGGGCGACACCGTCTCCCTCACCGTCGAGGACGGCCTGCTCCACGCGACCCCCGGCGGCGAGGGGCCCGCAACCGGCATCGCGACGACCGACGCCGCTGCCGGAACCGACGTGGGTATCACCAGCTTCGAAGGCGTCATGGAACTCGACCCCGGCTCCGTCACCGTGTTACAGGTCCCCTCGATCCGCACGGGCGGGAGCCGGGCCATCGACGACGAGACCGTCACCGCCGCCTGCGAAGGCGCCGATCTCGTCGTCGCGACCGGCGTCGAGGCCGTCGTCGCCTGCCGACAAGCCGGCGCGGACCCCGCCGTCACGTTCGCGGTCGGCGACGTCGCCGCCGACGCCGCCAATCACGGCCTCGCGGTAACCGCCGTCGCCACCACCGACGCCGTCGGTCGGGTGACCGACGCGCTCCGGGACGCCGACGTCTCCTACGAGGTCCTCGAGGGCTGA
- a CDS encoding DUF7344 domain-containing protein yields MEQSDAFKVLASADRQYMFHELVERNGTSTVDSLSKRVAVRRHRTTPENVTDAEVDRTRVRLIHIHLPQLLERGIVDVDWTDGTVTFAEDAEVELLLEAAAELDQWPPKPRVRQPPSARS; encoded by the coding sequence ATGGAGCAGTCGGACGCCTTCAAGGTGCTCGCCAGCGCCGATCGGCAGTATATGTTCCACGAACTCGTCGAACGGAACGGGACGAGTACCGTAGACTCGCTGTCGAAACGGGTCGCCGTCCGGCGTCATCGGACGACCCCCGAAAACGTCACGGATGCGGAGGTCGACCGTACTCGGGTCAGACTCATCCATATTCACCTCCCCCAGTTACTCGAGCGGGGAATCGTCGACGTCGACTGGACCGACGGAACGGTCACCTTCGCCGAGGACGCCGAAGTAGAACTCTTACTCGAGGCTGCCGCGGAACTCGACCAGTGGCCCCCGAAGCCGCGAGTACGCCAGCCGCCATCCGCTCGCTCCTGA